The following are encoded together in the Cyanobacterium aponinum PCC 10605 genome:
- a CDS encoding DUF3038 domain-containing protein: MTDSNTELINQEKSDKSEITILKTLPDLILPPPSGMMRVQQQLDLLLLALEALQLGGSEYMLAIGKELELNPIIKNRLSLWRLRCSNPWRKCYTRESLSLAQVKALTLITVKCAKKFVLPIRQLLVAAQQMEDKGMPLENNFRLSEYFSRFRSHFLRRMNHRRAKVSIYASSPDELNKLALSLLEELLFYTGIRGEERLWVKIFDGEVLN, encoded by the coding sequence ATGACTGACTCTAACACCGAATTAATTAATCAGGAAAAATCTGATAAATCAGAAATTACCATCCTTAAGACGCTTCCCGATTTAATTTTGCCTCCTCCTAGTGGCATGATGAGAGTACAACAACAGCTAGATTTATTATTATTAGCTTTGGAGGCTCTACAGTTAGGTGGTTCAGAGTATATGTTAGCAATAGGTAAAGAGTTAGAATTAAATCCTATCATCAAAAATCGTCTCAGTTTGTGGCGTTTGCGTTGCAGTAATCCTTGGCGTAAGTGCTACACAAGGGAATCATTAAGTCTAGCACAGGTTAAGGCTTTAACCCTTATTACCGTTAAATGTGCCAAAAAATTTGTACTTCCTATTCGTCAATTATTAGTAGCGGCACAACAAATGGAAGATAAAGGAATGCCCTTAGAAAATAATTTTCGTCTTTCTGAATATTTTAGTAGATTTCGATCGCATTTTCTTCGTAGGATGAATCATCGTCGTGCCAAAGTTTCTATTTATGCCTCTTCCCCCGATGAATTGAATAAATTGGCGTTATCTTTACTAGAAGAATTGTTATTCTACACTGGTATTCGAGGAGAAGAAAGACTATGGGTGAAAATTTTTGATGGAGAGGTTTTAAATTAG
- a CDS encoding glycosyltransferase family 2 protein, with translation MPSKPELSLLIPCYNEEENLPVLFSRLESVLQTLNLNYEIVCINDGSKDNTLKCLVEFHQRDKRIKIINLSRNFGKEIAMSAGLDYTKGKTVIPIDADLQDPPELIIDLLAKWREGYDVVYAVRKTRQGESWIKRKTAEYFYSLIAKISTIPIPANTGDYRLLDEKVVKALRKIPERNRFMKGLFSWVGYKQTAIYFDRFPRYGGKTSFNYWKLWNFALDGITSFSSIPLKIWSYFGLFISFISLLYGLFLVLKTIISGVDLPGYASTIVAILFLGGIQLITLGVIGEYIARIYEEVKQRPLYLIRETYGIEDDLSSGFGVRSSELK, from the coding sequence ATGCCATCTAAACCAGAATTATCTCTATTAATTCCTTGCTATAACGAGGAGGAGAATTTACCTGTCTTATTTTCTCGCTTAGAATCTGTTTTACAAACCCTTAATCTCAATTACGAAATAGTTTGTATTAATGACGGTAGTAAAGATAACACCTTAAAATGTTTGGTTGAATTTCATCAACGGGATAAAAGAATTAAAATTATTAATCTTTCCCGTAATTTTGGCAAAGAAATAGCGATGAGTGCGGGATTAGACTATACTAAAGGCAAAACTGTAATTCCCATTGATGCTGATTTACAAGACCCTCCAGAATTAATTATTGATTTATTAGCAAAATGGCGAGAAGGCTATGATGTTGTTTATGCTGTTAGAAAAACTCGTCAAGGGGAATCATGGATAAAAAGGAAAACGGCGGAGTATTTTTATAGTTTGATTGCTAAAATTAGCACCATCCCCATTCCTGCGAATACGGGAGACTATCGTTTATTAGATGAAAAGGTGGTTAAAGCCTTGAGGAAAATTCCCGAAAGAAATCGTTTTATGAAAGGGTTATTTTCTTGGGTGGGTTACAAGCAAACAGCAATTTATTTCGATCGCTTCCCTCGTTATGGAGGAAAAACGAGCTTTAACTATTGGAAATTGTGGAATTTTGCGTTAGATGGGATTACTTCTTTTAGTTCAATTCCCTTGAAAATATGGAGTTATTTTGGCTTATTTATATCTTTTATTTCTCTTTTATACGGTCTTTTTTTAGTATTAAAAACAATTATTTCAGGGGTTGATTTACCCGGTTATGCTTCCACCATTGTGGCAATTTTGTTTTTAGGGGGTATTCAATTAATTACTCTGGGAGTGATAGGAGAATATATTGCTCGTATATATGAAGAAGTGAAACAAAGACCTTTATATTTAATTAGAGAAACCTACGGTATTGAAGATGATTTGAGTTCGGGGTTCGGGGTTCGGAGTTCGGAGTTAAAATGA
- a CDS encoding nucleotidyltransferase family protein: MTTTLNRNFNVPLKKIAEFCHKWEIIEFAVFGSILRDDFSSDSDIDCLVKFSENSYWSLFDRVKMKEELALILNRKVDLVNRKSIENSENWLRKQEILKTNKVIYVKE; encoded by the coding sequence ATGACTACAACCTTAAACAGAAATTTTAATGTTCCTCTGAAAAAAATTGCTGAATTTTGTCATAAATGGGAGATTATAGAATTTGCTGTTTTTGGTTCTATTTTAAGAGATGATTTTAGTTCAGATAGTGACATTGATTGTTTAGTTAAATTTTCTGAAAATTCTTATTGGAGCTTATTTGATCGTGTAAAAATGAAAGAAGAATTAGCCCTAATTTTAAACAGAAAAGTTGATTTAGTTAATCGAAAATCTATCGAAAATAGCGAAAATTGGTTACGGAAACAAGAGATTTTAAAAACTAACAAAGTCATTTATGTCAAAGAATAA
- a CDS encoding YlqD family protein gives MDLQKLVLKRPVNVKVIVTPAWQDEAQKQLQAQINQIDQQMLQLDQQGQSAIAEIRKQGSLQANQQIENIQSQVNQKKNELLQQKNQFLQQMQQVQLLELGQEVVQAQMESFFEVQVGDNLLQKLNIEVVLRDGVIEEIRGNI, from the coding sequence ATGGACTTACAAAAATTAGTTTTAAAGCGTCCTGTCAATGTTAAGGTAATTGTTACCCCTGCTTGGCAAGATGAGGCACAAAAACAATTACAAGCTCAAATTAACCAAATTGATCAACAAATGCTACAGTTAGATCAACAGGGTCAAAGTGCGATCGCAGAAATTAGAAAACAAGGTAGCCTACAGGCAAACCAGCAGATAGAAAATATCCAAAGCCAAGTTAACCAAAAGAAAAACGAATTACTACAGCAAAAAAACCAATTCTTACAACAAATGCAACAAGTGCAGTTACTAGAGTTAGGACAAGAAGTAGTACAAGCTCAAATGGAAAGTTTCTTTGAAGTACAAGTTGGAGATAATCTTCTACAAAAACTAAATATAGAAGTTGTGCTTCGGGATGGGGTTATTGAGGAAATTAGAGGGAATATTTAA
- a CDS encoding long-chain fatty acid--CoA ligase, protein MTMNKNVTPDYFSLNSLGEMWDLLPSYCGDIIALSDPHSEPEVRLTYEDVAKTIKQFASALQSLDIKSGEKIALFADNSPRWLIADQGIIINGCADAVRSPLADREELLYILEHSDSSVLVIQDVASLEKLRPELDDFSLKFVVLLSDEEVNRDYPHTTYNFSQFLQLGAQRPFIFVPVEKDTLATLIYTSGTTGKPKGVMLSHRNLLHQVCHLDVILQPKKGDRILSILPSWHSYERAAEYFLLSRGTTLIYTNIRYFKQDLKKIKPHHMIGVPRLWESIYEGVQKQFRDGSKTQQKLVNFFLATSEKYIKAKRIKNGLDLEHLNPSSGQKLTAKITSTLLLPVHKLGDKLIYTKVREGVGGCIQTWVSGGGSLAKHIDNFFQIVGIPLIVGYGLTETSPVTNARRISRNIVGASGQPIPETEIKIVNPETRETLPQGEKGLVFIRGTQVMQGYYKNPEATTKAIDEEGWFDSGDLGWVTPDNDLVITGRAKDTIVLSNGENIEPQPLEDACVRSPYIDQIMVVGQDQKYLGALIVPNLEALQKWGEEQNRILNLPSVGANRAEIEKSDLYSSGVLSLYKQELAREVKNRPGYRIDDRISVFELILEPFSIDNGMMTQTLKIKRPVITNHYQDMINSMFTK, encoded by the coding sequence ATGACCATGAACAAAAATGTAACTCCAGATTATTTTTCTCTTAATTCCTTGGGAGAAATGTGGGATTTATTACCTAGCTATTGCGGTGATATAATTGCTTTATCCGATCCTCATAGTGAGCCAGAAGTGAGATTAACTTATGAAGATGTGGCAAAAACTATTAAACAATTTGCTTCAGCTTTACAGTCTTTAGATATTAAATCTGGTGAAAAAATTGCTCTTTTTGCTGATAATAGTCCCCGTTGGTTAATTGCTGATCAAGGTATTATTATTAATGGTTGTGCTGATGCAGTGCGATCGCCTCTTGCAGATCGTGAGGAGTTACTATATATCTTAGAACATAGTGACAGTTCGGTGTTAGTTATTCAAGATGTGGCTAGTCTTGAGAAGTTAAGACCTGAATTAGATGATTTTTCTTTAAAATTTGTAGTTTTACTCTCTGATGAGGAAGTTAATCGGGATTATCCCCATACTACCTATAATTTCTCTCAATTTCTCCAATTAGGAGCTCAACGCCCTTTTATTTTTGTGCCTGTTGAAAAGGATACTTTAGCTACTTTAATCTATACTTCTGGCACGACAGGAAAACCAAAAGGAGTAATGTTATCCCATCGTAATTTATTACACCAAGTTTGTCATCTCGATGTTATCTTACAACCAAAAAAAGGCGATCGCATCTTAAGTATTTTACCTAGTTGGCATTCCTACGAAAGGGCGGCAGAGTATTTCTTACTCTCAAGGGGAACAACCCTAATTTATACCAATATTCGCTACTTTAAGCAAGATTTGAAGAAAATTAAACCTCATCACATGATAGGAGTGCCTCGTCTTTGGGAATCTATTTATGAAGGTGTACAAAAACAATTCCGTGACGGCAGTAAAACTCAGCAAAAATTAGTTAACTTCTTCCTTGCCACTTCCGAAAAATATATCAAAGCCAAACGCATAAAAAATGGTTTAGACTTAGAACATTTGAATCCTAGTAGTGGGCAAAAACTGACAGCAAAAATCACCTCAACTCTACTCTTACCCGTTCATAAACTGGGAGACAAATTAATCTATACTAAAGTCAGAGAAGGTGTAGGCGGTTGCATACAAACATGGGTAAGCGGTGGTGGTTCATTAGCGAAACACATTGATAACTTTTTCCAAATAGTGGGCATTCCCTTAATTGTTGGCTATGGCTTAACGGAAACTTCCCCTGTTACTAACGCCCGTCGCATCTCCCGTAATATTGTGGGTGCATCTGGGCAACCTATCCCTGAAACGGAAATAAAAATCGTCAATCCCGAAACCCGTGAAACTTTACCTCAAGGTGAAAAGGGCTTAGTTTTTATTCGAGGCACTCAGGTTATGCAGGGATATTATAAAAATCCTGAAGCTACGACAAAAGCCATTGATGAGGAGGGATGGTTTGACAGTGGTGATTTAGGTTGGGTAACACCTGATAATGACTTGGTAATTACAGGCAGAGCGAAGGATACTATCGTCTTGAGTAATGGGGAAAATATTGAACCTCAACCCCTTGAGGATGCTTGTGTGCGTAGCCCTTATATTGATCAAATTATGGTTGTGGGACAAGATCAAAAATATTTAGGGGCGTTGATTGTGCCTAATTTAGAAGCGTTACAAAAATGGGGAGAAGAGCAAAATCGTATTCTTAATTTACCTTCTGTGGGGGCAAATCGAGCAGAAATTGAAAAAAGTGATCTTTACAGTAGTGGGGTTTTAAGCCTTTATAAGCAGGAATTAGCCCGTGAGGTCAAAAACAGACCCGGATACCGAATTGATGACCGTATTAGTGTTTTTGAGTTGATTTTAGAGCCTTTTTCCATAGATAATGGTATGATGACTCAAACTCTAAAAATTAAACGTCCTGTAATAACTAACCATTATCAGGATATGATTAATTCGATGTTTACAAAATAG
- a CDS encoding SMI1/KNR4 family protein — MNWLDFLEKWSQETLEILLPLKENNISDLTESELEFLTTKTLLKPPATPSQIENLENRLRKKLPPSYKDFLRTSNGWIQLAMDAEDGILWSTEEVDWLIKQEPELVETWHNGRDNYVSDEKYFVYGKEQDCIDLRTEYLCSALALSPLIDSAIYLLNPQVVTNDGEWEAWFFGNELPGANRYPSFAQMMIAEKERVLYSLKDSCDYRY; from the coding sequence ATGAATTGGTTAGATTTTCTGGAAAAATGGTCTCAAGAGACATTGGAAATACTTTTACCCCTAAAGGAAAATAATATTTCTGATTTAACTGAATCTGAATTGGAGTTTTTAACCACAAAAACCCTACTCAAACCTCCAGCAACACCATCACAAATTGAAAACTTAGAAAATCGCTTAAGAAAAAAACTACCTCCCTCATATAAGGATTTTTTGAGAACTAGCAATGGTTGGATACAATTGGCAATGGATGCGGAAGACGGTATATTATGGTCAACAGAAGAAGTTGACTGGTTAATAAAACAAGAACCTGAGTTAGTAGAAACTTGGCATAATGGCAGAGATAATTATGTATCTGATGAGAAGTATTTTGTTTACGGAAAGGAGCAAGATTGCATTGATTTGAGAACAGAATATTTATGTAGTGCTTTGGCTTTAAGTCCATTGATTGACTCAGCAATATATTTATTAAATCCCCAAGTAGTTACTAATGATGGAGAATGGGAAGCATGGTTTTTCGGCAATGAGTTACCCGGTGCAAATCGTTATCCTTCTTTTGCCCAAATGATGATTGCAGAAAAGGAGAGAGTTTTATATAGCCTAAAAGATAGTTGTGATTATCGCTATTGA
- a CDS encoding CTP synthase, with translation MTKFVFITGGVVSSIGKGIVAASLGRLLKSRDYSVSIVKLDPYINVDPGTMSPYQHGEVFVTDDGAETDLDLGHYERFTDTSSSRFNSVTTGSIYQAVINKERRGIYQGATVQVIPHITNEIKERIHRVAKNNSPDVVITEIGGTVGDIESLPFLEAIRQFRKDVGRDNVIYMHVTLIPWIPAAGELKTKPTQHSVKELRSLGIQPDVLVCRCHRTIPNHIKDKIAEFCDVPSKAVITSSDASSIYEVPLILEKEGLAEEVLKLLNLSNRTPDLGKWEVLVEKMRSPLHKLQIAIVGKYIQLSDAYLSVVEALTHAGIDSETEVELTWVDAENIEAEGAEKYLSNADGILVPGGFGNRGVDGKVKAIQYARENKIPFLGLCLGMQCSVIEWARNVAHLEKANSAEFDENTPDAVINLLPEQEDVVDLGGTMRLGVYPCRLVPETLAYTLYQDEVIYERHRHRYEFNNAYRNQFLETGYKISGTSPDGRLVEIIELPNHPFFIASQFHPEFKSRPSQPHPLFLGFIKACLTINN, from the coding sequence ATGACTAAGTTTGTCTTTATCACAGGAGGGGTTGTCTCTAGTATCGGTAAAGGTATTGTTGCCGCTAGCTTGGGGCGCTTATTGAAATCTCGTGATTATTCTGTGTCTATTGTTAAATTAGATCCTTATATTAACGTCGATCCGGGTACAATGAGTCCTTATCAACATGGTGAGGTTTTTGTGACTGATGATGGTGCAGAAACCGATTTAGATTTAGGACATTATGAGCGTTTTACTGATACTTCTAGTTCAAGATTTAATAGTGTTACCACAGGCTCAATTTATCAGGCTGTAATTAATAAAGAAAGAAGAGGAATATATCAGGGGGCAACAGTACAAGTTATACCTCATATCACCAACGAAATTAAAGAAAGAATCCATCGTGTGGCAAAAAATAATAGCCCTGATGTAGTAATTACCGAAATTGGTGGCACTGTCGGTGACATAGAATCTTTGCCCTTCCTTGAAGCAATTCGTCAATTTCGCAAGGATGTAGGTAGGGATAATGTGATTTATATGCACGTTACTTTAATCCCGTGGATTCCCGCCGCAGGAGAGTTAAAAACAAAACCTACTCAGCATTCGGTGAAAGAATTACGCTCATTGGGCATTCAACCTGATGTTTTAGTTTGCCGTTGTCATCGCACTATTCCTAATCATATTAAAGATAAAATTGCAGAATTTTGTGATGTGCCTAGTAAAGCGGTGATTACTTCTTCAGATGCCAGTAGTATCTATGAAGTTCCATTGATTTTAGAGAAAGAAGGGTTAGCAGAAGAGGTATTAAAGTTATTAAATCTATCTAATCGCACCCCAGATTTAGGTAAATGGGAAGTTTTAGTGGAAAAGATGCGATCGCCTCTTCATAAGTTGCAAATTGCCATTGTTGGTAAATATATACAATTGAGTGATGCTTATTTATCAGTGGTAGAAGCCTTAACTCATGCGGGGATTGACTCAGAAACAGAAGTGGAATTAACTTGGGTAGATGCTGAGAATATCGAAGCAGAAGGAGCAGAAAAATATCTGAGTAATGCCGATGGTATTTTAGTGCCGGGGGGATTCGGTAATCGAGGAGTTGATGGGAAAGTCAAAGCCATTCAATACGCCAGAGAAAATAAAATTCCTTTCCTCGGCTTATGTTTAGGGATGCAATGTAGCGTTATCGAGTGGGCAAGGAATGTCGCTCATTTAGAAAAAGCCAACAGTGCCGAATTTGATGAAAATACCCCCGATGCAGTAATTAATTTATTGCCTGAGCAAGAAGACGTTGTGGACTTAGGGGGTACAATGCGTTTAGGAGTTTATCCCTGTCGTTTAGTACCAGAAACCCTTGCTTATACCCTTTATCAAGACGAAGTCATTTACGAGCGTCATCGTCACCGCTATGAATTTAATAATGCTTACCGTAATCAATTCTTAGAAACTGGTTACAAAATAAGTGGAACATCTCCTGATGGTAGATTAGTGGAAATTATTGAATTACCAAATCATCCTTTTTTCATCGCTTCTCAATTCCATCCAGAGTTCAAATCTCGCCCTAGTCAACCTCATCCTTTATTTTTAGGATTCATCAAGGCTTGTCTCACCATTAACAACTAA
- a CDS encoding rubredoxin: protein MSEAGKEKTLAEQAPPSYECRSCGYTYVPSKGDSKTNIPPGTLFTDLPSNWRCPVCGASRTVFVNVGAIDAPSGFAENLDYGFGVNRLTPGQKNLLIFSALALGVLFFLSLYGLN from the coding sequence ATGAGTGAAGCAGGTAAAGAAAAAACCCTAGCCGAACAAGCACCACCGAGCTACGAGTGTCGTTCTTGTGGATATACCTATGTACCTTCTAAAGGTGATAGTAAAACCAATATCCCCCCGGGAACTCTATTCACGGACTTACCTAGTAACTGGCGATGTCCTGTGTGTGGTGCAAGTAGAACTGTGTTTGTAAATGTAGGTGCAATTGATGCCCCTTCAGGATTTGCAGAAAACCTAGATTATGGCTTTGGTGTTAATCGCTTAACCCCCGGGCAGAAAAATTTACTTATTTTTAGTGCTTTAGCTTTGGGAGTTTTATTTTTCCTTAGCTTATATGGATTGAACTAG
- a CDS encoding photosynthesis system II assembly factor Ycf48 — protein sequence MKLFLNKLKPFLVSILIGFLCVSCAFLPSLSYNPWQLISLDAESTFADIDFTNDSNHGWLVGTRATLFETKDGGDNWQQKIIDLGEEKVNFTGVSFYDNEGWITGMPSVLLHTNNGGETWERIPLSEKLPGSPYDITALDDQTAEMVTNLGAIYKTTDGGKTWKALVEGAVGVARSITRSADGKYVAVSARGNFYSTWQPGDTEWTPHQRTSSRRLQNMGFLDGGDRLWLIARGGQIQFSKPNNFEEWEEAITPEYATSWGFLDLTVQNQEQIWLAGGSGNLLLSKDNGQSWFKDREIESVPSNLYKIVFVGDNKGFILGERGVLLKYNTQSADVSQSSAT from the coding sequence ATGAAATTATTTTTAAATAAATTAAAACCATTTTTAGTATCTATACTAATTGGCTTTTTATGTGTAAGTTGTGCTTTTTTGCCTTCTCTTAGTTATAACCCTTGGCAATTAATCTCTTTAGATGCAGAATCAACTTTTGCAGATATAGACTTTACTAACGACTCCAATCATGGTTGGTTAGTGGGTACAAGAGCAACTTTGTTTGAAACAAAAGATGGCGGTGATAATTGGCAACAAAAAATCATCGATTTAGGGGAAGAAAAAGTTAATTTTACCGGTGTTAGTTTTTATGACAATGAAGGTTGGATTACAGGAATGCCCTCTGTACTTCTCCATACAAACAATGGAGGAGAAACTTGGGAAAGAATACCCTTGAGTGAAAAATTACCCGGCTCTCCCTATGATATTACCGCTCTTGATGACCAAACTGCAGAGATGGTAACAAATTTAGGTGCTATCTATAAAACTACCGATGGTGGTAAGACTTGGAAAGCCTTAGTAGAGGGTGCTGTAGGGGTTGCCCGTAGTATTACTCGCTCTGCAGATGGAAAATATGTTGCGGTTAGTGCTAGAGGTAATTTCTATTCTACATGGCAACCGGGAGATACAGAATGGACTCCCCATCAACGTACATCTTCTCGACGCTTACAAAATATGGGTTTTCTTGATGGAGGCGATCGCCTCTGGTTGATTGCAAGAGGAGGACAAATACAATTCAGTAAACCTAATAATTTTGAAGAATGGGAAGAAGCGATTACTCCTGAATATGCTACCAGTTGGGGCTTTTTAGATTTAACTGTACAAAACCAAGAACAAATTTGGTTAGCAGGAGGTAGTGGAAATCTTTTATTGAGTAAAGATAATGGACAATCTTGGTTCAAAGACAGAGAAATAGAGTCAGTACCATCAAACCTCTACAAAATTGTTTTTGTGGGCGATAATAAAGGTTTTATTTTAGGAGAGCGTGGTGTTCTGTTAAAATATAATACTCAGAGTGCTGATGTTAGTCAATCAAGTGCTACTTAA
- the psbE gene encoding cytochrome b559 subunit alpha: MAGTTGERPFSDIVTSVRYWVIHSITIPMLFIAGWLFVSTGLAYDVFGTPRPDEYFTQTRQELPIINDRYEAKNQIEQFNK; encoded by the coding sequence ATGGCTGGAACTACTGGTGAGCGTCCGTTTTCCGATATAGTAACCAGTGTACGCTATTGGGTTATCCATAGCATCACTATTCCTATGCTGTTTATTGCTGGTTGGTTATTTGTAAGTACTGGTTTAGCTTATGACGTTTTTGGTACTCCTCGCCCTGATGAGTATTTTACCCAAACCCGTCAAGAGTTACCCATTATTAATGATCGCTATGAAGCGAAAAATCAAATCGAACAATTTAATAAATAG
- the psbF gene encoding cytochrome b559 subunit beta, with product MTSNNPNQPVSYPIFTVRWLAVHTLAVPSVFFIGAITAMQFIQR from the coding sequence ATGACAAGTAATAATCCTAATCAACCTGTATCTTATCCTATTTTCACCGTAAGATGGTTAGCCGTACATACTTTGGCTGTACCTAGCGTCTTCTTTATCGGTGCAATTACTGCAATGCAATTTATTCAACGATAG
- a CDS encoding photosystem II reaction center protein L, whose translation MDRNQNPNKQPVELNRTSLYLGLLLIAVLGVLFSSYFFN comes from the coding sequence ATGGACAGAAATCAAAATCCAAACAAACAGCCAGTCGAATTAAACCGTACATCCCTTTATTTAGGGCTTTTACTTATTGCCGTACTTGGCGTGTTATTCTCTAGTTATTTCTTCAACTAA
- a CDS encoding photosystem II reaction center protein J: MGDARIPLWIVGTVAGMGVLAVVALFFYGAYAGLGSSL, translated from the coding sequence ATGGGAGATGCAAGAATTCCCTTATGGATTGTGGGTACAGTTGCTGGTATGGGTGTTTTAGCTGTGGTAGCACTTTTCTTTTATGGTGCTTATGCAGGGCTAGGTTCTTCTTTATAA
- a CDS encoding GTPase, which yields MFQLKSWQIFILAFPVIVIISFFFLATGLQIHQWGINWIWGVFILIFVLWRWLLGKWTRVSHSDLDNVILQAQEELNKTSSAKFFPPDNQEVIARLEEVSQEIIKKTRNDEPIWVDPSLFFQRCQELVEAIAQIYHPEVEYPLLNIYIPQAYGLIRNTVDDVDKWMSQLSPALNKITVAQGYQAYQIYRRLEPSARKILQLWNWAQWLINPITAATKLASEPLSNQANQELLVNLNQAVREVALKNLARQSALLYRGDNLPFTNSSNGTDVLPPAKTKTLQAILSQAQQPETVESRPVNILLVGRTGAGKSSLINTLFNAHTAEVDILPSTTEIKAYQWQANGDRLNLFDTPGYEQVNRPEYRQQVLDYAHSADIILLLNPALDPSLEMDRDFLVNLPQDLQQIPIISIMTQVDRLRPVREWQPPYNWQTGDKTKEISIREAWQYRQETIGQFTEKIIPLVTANYGENQRLAWNDDILALTILDAIAPAKQVRLARFFRNLEVKSITAAKIIDKYTFQMATSQGLTALLKSPVLQFISTLSTGSPRLAYLLAEKIPIEQLPVVIGKLQLAYELFNLLNDNNKQNKQFDLLSLWTLIIDMKGLPEDDAWAFGHALVEFWTKNLNFQTLEERYNFYYQQISIK from the coding sequence ATGTTTCAATTAAAATCTTGGCAAATATTCATCCTTGCTTTTCCCGTCATTGTGATTATCAGCTTTTTTTTCCTTGCCACGGGGCTACAAATTCACCAATGGGGCATTAATTGGATATGGGGAGTATTTATCTTAATTTTTGTTTTGTGGCGTTGGTTGTTGGGAAAATGGACAAGAGTATCCCATTCTGATTTAGATAACGTTATTTTACAGGCACAGGAGGAATTAAACAAGACTTCTTCAGCTAAATTTTTCCCTCCTGATAATCAAGAAGTTATTGCACGATTGGAAGAGGTATCCCAAGAAATTATCAAAAAAACGAGAAATGATGAGCCAATTTGGGTTGATCCTTCTTTATTTTTCCAAAGATGTCAAGAATTGGTAGAAGCGATCGCACAAATTTACCATCCAGAGGTAGAATATCCTCTTTTAAATATTTATATCCCCCAAGCCTACGGATTAATTCGCAATACCGTTGATGATGTGGATAAATGGATGAGTCAGCTATCTCCTGCATTGAACAAAATTACTGTTGCTCAAGGGTATCAAGCCTATCAAATATATAGACGTTTAGAACCTTCGGCTCGAAAAATATTACAGTTGTGGAATTGGGCACAATGGTTAATTAACCCCATAACGGCGGCAACAAAATTGGCAAGTGAGCCTCTCAGTAATCAAGCAAACCAAGAGTTATTAGTTAATCTGAATCAGGCAGTCAGAGAAGTTGCTCTCAAAAATCTAGCTCGTCAATCTGCCTTGTTATATAGAGGCGATAATTTGCCTTTTACTAATTCATCCAATGGTACGGATGTTTTGCCTCCCGCTAAAACGAAAACTTTACAAGCAATTTTATCTCAGGCACAACAACCTGAAACCGTTGAGAGCAGACCTGTTAATATTTTATTAGTGGGTAGAACAGGAGCAGGAAAAAGTAGTTTAATAAATACCTTATTTAATGCCCACACCGCAGAAGTGGATATTTTGCCTAGCACCACAGAAATAAAAGCCTATCAGTGGCAGGCTAACGGAGATAGACTCAATCTCTTTGATACCCCCGGTTATGAGCAAGTAAATCGCCCTGAATATCGTCAACAGGTGTTAGACTATGCCCATAGTGCCGACATTATTTTACTTTTAAATCCCGCCCTTGACCCTTCCTTAGAAATGGATCGAGATTTTTTAGTTAATTTGCCCCAAGATTTACAGCAAATCCCAATTATTTCCATAATGACTCAAGTCGATCGCCTCCGTCCAGTGCGAGAATGGCAACCCCCTTATAATTGGCAAACGGGAGATAAAACTAAAGAAATTTCTATTCGGGAAGCATGGCAATATCGTCAAGAAACTATTGGACAATTCACCGAAAAAATTATTCCTCTAGTAACTGCTAATTATGGAGAAAATCAACGACTAGCTTGGAATGATGATATTTTAGCTTTAACTATTTTAGATGCGATCGCACCTGCAAAACAAGTCAGATTAGCAAGATTTTTCCGTAACCTAGAAGTAAAAAGTATTACCGCCGCCAAAATAATCGACAAATATACCTTTCAAATGGCAACCAGTCAAGGATTAACAGCTTTACTAAAAAGTCCTGTATTGCAATTTATTTCTACTCTTAGCACAGGTTCTCCTCGTCTAGCCTACTTATTAGCAGAAAAAATACCCATCGAACAATTACCAGTAGTGATTGGCAAATTACAACTAGCCTATGAATTATTCAATTTGCTAAACGATAATAACAAACAAAATAAACAATTTGATTTACTATCTTTATGGACTTTAATTATTGATATGAAAGGTTTACCTGAAGATGATGCGTGGGCTTTTGGTCATGCTTTAGTTGAATTTTGGACAAAAAATCTTAACTTTCAAACATTAGAAGAAAGATATAATTTTTACTATCAACAAATTTCTATTAAATAG